A genome region from Archaeoglobus fulgidus DSM 4304 includes the following:
- the iscS2 gene encoding cysteine desulfurase IscS2, translating to MAYFDYTSAKPVDERVLEAMLPYMTESFGNPSSVHSYGFKAREAVQEAREKVAKLVNGGGGTVVFTSGATEANNLAIIGYAMRNARKGKHILVSAVEHMSVINPAKFLQKQGFEVEYIPVGKYGEVDVSFIDQKLRDDTILVSVQHANNEIGTIQPVEEISEVLAGKAALHIDATASVGQIEVDVEKIGADMLTISSNDIYGPKGVGALWIRKEAKLQPVILGGGQENGLRSGSENVPSIVGFGKAAEITAMEWREEAERLRRLRDRIIDNVLKIEESYLNGHPEKRLPNNVNVRFSYIEGESIVLSLDMAGIQASTGSACSSKTLQPSHVLMACGLKHEEAHGTLLLTLGRYNTDEDVDRLLEVLPGVIERLRSMSPLYRR from the coding sequence ATGGCGTATTTCGACTACACCTCTGCAAAGCCCGTAGATGAGAGGGTTCTGGAGGCGATGCTGCCTTACATGACTGAATCATTCGGAAATCCCTCCTCCGTCCACTCCTACGGTTTTAAGGCAAGGGAGGCAGTTCAAGAGGCGAGAGAAAAGGTTGCAAAGCTCGTAAATGGCGGTGGTGGGACGGTTGTGTTCACCTCCGGTGCAACGGAGGCGAACAACTTAGCCATAATTGGCTACGCAATGAGGAATGCGAGAAAAGGCAAGCACATTCTCGTCTCGGCTGTGGAGCACATGTCTGTCATAAACCCCGCGAAGTTCCTGCAAAAGCAGGGATTTGAAGTTGAGTACATTCCTGTTGGTAAGTACGGCGAGGTTGACGTCTCCTTTATAGATCAGAAGCTCAGAGATGATACGATTCTGGTTTCCGTCCAGCATGCAAACAATGAAATCGGAACAATCCAGCCTGTAGAGGAAATTTCCGAAGTTCTGGCTGGAAAAGCGGCTCTGCACATTGATGCCACAGCCTCGGTCGGGCAGATTGAGGTGGATGTTGAGAAGATCGGTGCTGATATGCTGACTATTTCAAGCAACGACATTTACGGCCCCAAAGGAGTGGGGGCGCTCTGGATAAGGAAGGAGGCGAAACTTCAGCCCGTAATCCTCGGAGGTGGGCAGGAAAACGGACTCAGGAGCGGGAGCGAGAACGTTCCTTCGATAGTAGGTTTTGGGAAAGCTGCCGAAATCACGGCAATGGAGTGGAGAGAAGAAGCCGAGAGGCTCAGAAGGTTGAGAGATAGGATAATCGATAACGTTCTGAAAATTGAGGAAAGCTACCTAAACGGCCATCCTGAAAAAAGGCTGCCCAACAATGTAAACGTTAGATTCAGCTACATTGAGGGGGAGTCAATCGTTTTGAGCCTTGACATGGCGGGAATTCAGGCTTCAACCGGCTCGGCGTGCAGCTCAAAAACCTTGCAGCCAAGCCATGTTCTCATGGCGTGCGGGCTGAAGCATGAGGAGGCGCACGGCACTCTGCTTTTGACGCTGGGCAGATACAACACTGACGAAGATGTTGACAGGCTGCTTGAGGTGCTGCCGGGCGTTATTGAGAGGCTGAGGAGCATGTCTCCTCTCTACAGGAGGTGA